One window of the Mytilus galloprovincialis chromosome 14, xbMytGall1.hap1.1, whole genome shotgun sequence genome contains the following:
- the LOC143059708 gene encoding uncharacterized protein LOC143059708, whose translation MTENNACESQFVCSFVNSTVQQCGLIEYKKTWPSRILPLTCCKDSVDSHLYKYSISRRSIDSESSLLKIRAGLFEEDDDTLTICPKHRFALGVGWRPSTLCSIGWKCTNSKSNLKGTITKEQSIFLKKYHHVLLGIGSGVCSRCRKELVQRMADKENRVEPNPSSSMNSNCNVEASESTNAEFIMEETKEEISQIDGYGEVTQCKQTVQGAKKAAFLQIDEENLQTNCLSMDSMDDCISESVYSQSSQYSEWQDSQESPSRKRKMSLNSFLETVDISPVKKTLTVDFDLASERTKNDYVRKAKRIMHSVLGILVPQQESLFEEVLYESNAYKDQTLESFSKAYSSMSSWGTQRQILSLLVQDYSYNQLKDYIPDLSRYKFSSARKHAEVVGVGKPVLQKKQFREKATIQQIENFLEFILSPAIMTDSPFGECTYKISSGITLKVPKIILNSVRTRTVTLYLKYCEETQNADILSERTYMRLLEAIEPNVRKSMKGLDNFAADGSQAFDNLKSVVMTLGKGGKGQEWAEKISKQLMEGKQYLKLHYKLHVSLDSEVPDHCGRFGLSSEENSFCSKCTHTHHLSCNDCEALTTTLKLIEDAADSITYTNQEQQDDTKYIIVQGIKTIIEWKKHIVRSVNQDRARGKVLDTLQPNEALIERDWAMKFLPLQYRESQSNWFAKRGLSWHVSVITFQEKEGKNSLTVLHIFDTATQDAVTSNAILKDLLHHVNSTNNNVDTLYLRSDNAGCYHSSYGILSVTALNDNPYNIKVNRMDFSDPQGGKSICDRKAAHVKACIRRYVNEGNNVITAIEFKSAVEKTMKNVKVVVALPPSPIKISKTSKIENISFLYNFFFSNNEITAWKQFEIGIGKVFSSKSLNEIPSLVKKCESTVIWRIIAQSSLNTSIPVPVTRNEELEEEDNICSNVFTCPEDGCIATFLKYGQLCNHLDRGKHTFPKNNLNIKERTQITHASLMESKSSAEKVLHSGTTHALQAESTLKKGWALKNKREVKRFSKEQIEYMTEKFQFGESTGYKCDPDDVAKEMRHVKNSKGIRKFQLEHFLSPSQIASFFSRLSLKKRQASNTVYDDCDMIAEESRTEMSQLTVLANTVQ comes from the exons ATGACAGAAAACAATGCCT GCGAGTCacaatttgtttgcagttttgtTAATTCAACAGTACAGCAGTGTGgcttaattgaatataaaaagacCTGGCCAAGTCGAATTCTTCCCCTAACATGTTGTAAAGATTCCGTGGACTCGCATctttacaaatattcaataagTCGTAGGAGTATTGACAGTGAAAGTTCATTATTGAAGATAAGAGCTGGTCTTTTTGAGGAAGATGATGATACTCTAACTATATGCCCGAAACACAG gttTGCTCTTGGCGTTGGTTGGAGACCAAGTACACTATGTTCCATAGGATGGAAATGTACAAACAGTAAGAGCAACTTGAAAGGCACTATCACAAAGGAGCAGTCTATTTTTCTCAAGAAATATCATCATGTCCTACTTGGAATTGGATCAG GGGTGTGTTCAAGATGCAGAAAAGAACTTGTTCAAAGAATGGCAGACAAGGAAAACAGAGTTGAACCAAAT CCTTCAAGTAGCATGAATAGTAATTGCAATGTTGAAGCTTCTGAGTCTACAAATGCTGAATTTATAATGGAAGAAACAAAAGAAGAG ATTTCACAAATTGATGGTTATGGTGAAGTCACACAATGCAAACAGACAGTACAGGGTGCAAAGAAAGCTGCATTTTTACAGATTGATGAG GAAAATTTGCAAACAAACTGCCTTAGCATGGACAGCATGGACGACTGCATATCTGAATCTGTGTATTCACAGTCATCTCAATATTCAGAGTGGCAAGATTCACAGGAAAGTCCATCAAGAAAAAGGAAAATGTCACTGAATTCTTTTCTGGAAACAGTAGATATAAGTCCTGTGAAAAAAACGTTAACTGTTGACTTTGATCTTGCATCTGAGAGGACAAAAAATGATTATGTCAGGAAAGCAAAAAGAATAATGCACAGTGTACTTGGTATATTGGTTCCACAACAGGAATCACTATTTGAGGAGGTTCTATATGAATCTAATGCATACAAAGATCAGACTCTTGAGTCATTTTCAAAAGCATATAGCAGTATGTCAAGTTGGGGAACACAGAGACAAATTCTCTCTCTTCTAGTACAAGATTACAGTTACAATCAACTCAAAGACTATATTCCAGATTTATCAAGATACAAATTTTCATCTGCTCGTAAACATGCTGAGGTTGTTGGTGTTGGCAAGCCAGTTTTACAGAAAAAACAATTTAGAGAAAAGGCTACTATTCAACAGATAGAAAACTTTTTAGAGTTCATACTTTCACCAGCTATAATGACTGATTCACCATTTGGAGAATGCACTTATAAAATCTCATCTGGTATTACACTCAAAGTTCCTAAGATTATTCTAAATAGTGTGCGTACAAGAACAGTAACACTGTATTTAAAGTATTGTGAAGAAACCCAGAACGCTGATATTCTATCTGAAAGGACTTACATGAGACTGCTTGAAGCCATTGAGCCTAATGTGAGAAAGTCCATGAAAGGTTTAGACAATTTTGCTGCTGATGGTAGCCAGGCTTTCGATAACCTGAAAAGTGTGGTAATGACATTAGGAAAAGGAGGTAAAGGACAAGAATGGGCAGAAAAGATCAGCAAGCAGCTCATGGAAGGGAAGCAGTATTTAAAACTGCACTACAAG ttaCATGTTAGTTTGGACTCAGAAGTTCCTGATCATTGTGGCAGATTTGGCCTGTCATCTGAAGAAAACAGTTTCTGTAGTAAATGTACACATACCCATCATCTTTCTTGTAATGACTGTGAAGCTCTGACCACAACTTTGAAATTGATAGAGGATGCTGCAGATAGCATAACATATACAAACCAAGAACAACAAGATGACACAAAATACATTATTGTACAG ggtattaaaacaattatagaGTGGAAGAAACACATTGTGAGATCTGTCAACCAAGACAGGGCAAGGGGGAAAGTTTTAGACACATTGCAACCAAATGAAGCTTTAATTGAAAGAGACTGGGCAATGAAATTTCTTCCATTACAGTATag agaaTCTCAGTCTAATTGGTTTGCCAAACGTGGTCTTTCCTGGCATGTCAGTGTCATAACATTCcaagaaaaagaaggaaaaaacagTTTGACAGTTCTGCACATCTTTGATACTGCTACGCAAGATGCTGTCACTTCCAATGCTATATTGAAAGACCTACTACACCATGTCAATTCCACTAACAACAATGTTGACACTCTGTATTTAAGATCGGACAATGCTGGATGTTACCATTCATCATATGGCATATTGTCAGTCACTGCTCTGAATGACAATCCGTACAATATAAAAGTAAATAGGATGGACTTTTCTGATCCACAAGGTGGAAAGTCAATTTGTGACAGAAAGGCTGCCCATGTCAAAGCATGCATAAGAAGATATGTAAATGAAGGCAATAATGTAATAACAGCTATAGAATTCAAGTCAGCTGtagaaaaaacaatgaaaaatgttaaaGTAGTTGTTGCATTGCCACCTAGTcccatcaaaatttcaaaaacatccaagattgaaaatataagttttctgtacaattttttcttttcaaacaaTGAAATTACAGCTTGGAAGCAATTCGAAATTGGCATTGGCAAAGTTTTCTCTTCCAAATCTTTAAATGAAATTCCATCTCTTGTTAAAAAATGTGAAAGTACTGTGATATGGAGAATCATTGCTCAATCATCCTTGAATACAAGCATTCCAGTACCTGTAACTAGAAATGAAGAGCTTGAAGAAGAAGACAACATTTGTAGTAATGTATTTACATGTCCTGAAGACGGTTGCATTGCAACATTTTTGAAATATGGACAATTATGTAACCACCTCGACAGAGGTAAACATACCTTCCCTAAgaataatttgaatataaagGAGCGTACACAAATCACACATGCTTCTTTAATGGAAAGCAAAAGTTCTGCTGAAAAAGTACTTCATTCTGGTACAACACATGcattacaagcagaatctacattaAAGAAAGGATGGGCATTAAAGAATAAGCGAGAGGTAAAGAGATTTTCAAAAGAGCAAATAGAATACATGACAGAGAAATTTCAGTTTGGTGAATCTACTGGATATAAGTGTGACCCAGATGATGTGGCAAAAGAGATGAGACATGTAAAGAACAGTAAGGGCATCCGGAAATTTCAACTTGAACACTTTCTTTCTCCTTCTCAAATTGCTAGTTTTTTTAGCAGGCTTTCACTAAAAAAAAGACAAGCATCAAATACTGTTTATGACGATTGTGATATGATAGCAGAAGAATCAAGAACTGAGATGTCTCAGCTAACTGTATTAGCAAATACTGTACagtaa